The bacterium genomic interval CCTGCACGAAGACCAGAGTTAAAGTTTTTGCTTAATACTTATTCTCTTCCCAAAGAACTGGAAATGGTCTATCGGGGAAAATATGAGGGGAAAAGAATAATAATCTATAGATGGCTTCTTTAACCCAGATTTTTCATTAGGAGGAAAGGAGGAAAGTTATGAAAACAAGAAAATTAGGTCGGACAGACCTGAACCTGTCGACTATTGGACTGGGTACGTGGGCAATCGGAGGCAGTGGCTGGAAATTCAGCTGGGGTCCCCAGGATGACAAAGAGTCAATTTCCGCCATCCGGCGCGCACTTGAATTGGGAATCAACTGGATAGACACAGCAGCAGTTTACGGACTTGGCCACTCCGAAGAAATTGTGGGAAAAGCCATCAGAGGATTACGCGATAAGCCTATCATTGCTACCAAATGCGGGCGGTTTGGAGATAGGAAAGGAGACTTATTCGGACGCCTCAAAAAGGAAAGTATCCGTTCCGAAGTTGAAGCGAGCCTGAAAAGACTCAATATTGAGGTTATTGACCTTTATCAGATTCACTGGCCACAGCCCGAGGAAGACATTGAGGAAGCCTGGACCACCTTAGGAGATTTGATAAAAGAAGGTAAAATTCGTTATGCCGGGGTGTCTAATTTTAATATAAAACAATTGAAACGTGTCCAACCAATTCATCTTGTAGACTCTTTTCAACCGCCTTATAGTATGCTGGAGCGTGGTATTGAGGGAAAAATCCTCCAATACTGTTCAGCAAACAATATCGGAGTAATCGTCTACAGCCCCATGCAGAAAGGCCTTTTAACCGGGAAATTTACTAGGGAACGCGCGCATAAGTTGCCCGAGGATGACCACCGACGTAGAGACCCTCGCTTTCAGGAACCCGAGTTGAGTGCTAATCTTAAATTGGTTGAAGACCTGCGGCTTATTGCCGAAAAGAGTGGTAGAACTGTAGCCCAGTTAGCAATAGCCTGGGTCTTGCGGCATCCTGAGGTAACTGCAGCCATTGTGGGTGCAAGGCGTCCATCTCAGATTGAGGAAACCGTTATTGCTGGAGATTGGGTGCTTTCTAAAGAACACATTGCAGTCATTGAGGCGTTACTTGACAGGCATCAAAAGGCGTCGTAGAATGCTGGCAGGAGTTAAAAAATGTCGGGCATTTTAATAATGTACTTGACAAATTTATTCTCTTATGGCATTATTTCAATCAAACAACCGAGGAAGAAAGAGGCCATAGTATGGTCAAGGATTACAAACGGTTCAGGTCAGAAGTTAGAAAGGGTTTACATAAAGTTACTATAACCATTCCAGGTGAGGCTCTTGACTGGTTCTACGAGCTATCGAAGACGATGAAAAAGAAAAAAGGCTATAAGTTACCTCGTTCTTATATAATAAGGTCATTGATCAATGTTTGTATGAAATTGAACATTAATGTCGAAGGCGTCAAAACAGAGGAAGACCTGGAAGAAAAGATATTAAGGGCTATCAAAAAATACTAATAGCTTGCAGCGCTTGTTATTTTTTTGTGCAATTGAAACATTGATTTCAATATTACCAAAGGGAAATTAAACTATGATTTCGCGCAAAGTCAAACAAAGTTCCGTTTTATTACAGAAAACACAAATCGACTTTTTGAGGAATTTGGCAAAAAGGATAGAAAAGGAAGGCCATAAGAAGATGTCGCGTTCT includes:
- a CDS encoding aldo/keto reductase, with product MKTRKLGRTDLNLSTIGLGTWAIGGSGWKFSWGPQDDKESISAIRRALELGINWIDTAAVYGLGHSEEIVGKAIRGLRDKPIIATKCGRFGDRKGDLFGRLKKESIRSEVEASLKRLNIEVIDLYQIHWPQPEEDIEEAWTTLGDLIKEGKIRYAGVSNFNIKQLKRVQPIHLVDSFQPPYSMLERGIEGKILQYCSANNIGVIVYSPMQKGLLTGKFTRERAHKLPEDDHRRRDPRFQEPELSANLKLVEDLRLIAEKSGRTVAQLAIAWVLRHPEVTAAIVGARRPSQIEETVIAGDWVLSKEHIAVIEALLDRHQKAS